One window of Bacillus sp. THAF10 genomic DNA carries:
- a CDS encoding flagellin, which translates to MRINHNIAALNTHRQLGSANNAQMKSMEKLSSGLRINKAGDDAAGLAISEKMRGQIRGLDMAAKNAQDGVSLLQSAEGALNETHSILQRMRELSVQANNDTNTNDDLGELQKEFNQLKDEVTRIGEKTEFNTKPLLTGSLGVQAAAGDGSNNTFTGAGISIDVSGVASGETLTFAVDETANEITVTGTNSGVSQTLSVTEVNTMSAGQTLNFDSLGLKLNFSANTDFSNATFDTETIVTSGNQLSFQIGANGGTTLDISIADMRSTALGTGTSVSGTVASINDVNLTSAGAGFDSNIEVIDKAITQVSAERSKLGAYQNRLEHTINNLGTSSENLTAAESRIRDVDYALAA; encoded by the coding sequence ATGAGAATTAATCACAATATCGCTGCGTTGAACACGCACCGTCAACTTGGTTCTGCTAACAATGCGCAAATGAAGTCTATGGAGAAATTATCTTCTGGGTTACGTATTAATAAAGCTGGGGACGATGCAGCTGGACTAGCTATTTCTGAGAAAATGAGAGGGCAAATCCGTGGGTTAGATATGGCTGCAAAGAATGCACAAGATGGTGTGAGTTTACTACAATCTGCCGAGGGTGCTTTGAACGAAACACATTCTATTCTTCAACGTATGCGTGAACTTTCTGTTCAAGCAAATAATGATACTAATACTAATGATGACCTTGGAGAATTACAAAAAGAATTTAATCAATTAAAAGATGAAGTTACTCGTATTGGTGAAAAAACAGAATTCAACACTAAACCATTACTAACAGGTAGTCTTGGGGTACAAGCAGCTGCTGGTGATGGAAGTAACAATACATTTACAGGTGCTGGTATTTCTATTGATGTATCAGGAGTTGCATCAGGAGAAACTTTAACATTTGCTGTTGATGAAACTGCTAATGAAATAACTGTTACTGGTACAAATAGTGGTGTTTCTCAAACGTTGTCTGTAACTGAAGTAAATACGATGAGTGCAGGTCAGACATTAAATTTTGATTCATTAGGGCTAAAATTAAACTTCTCTGCTAATACGGATTTTAGTAATGCAACTTTTGACACAGAAACAATTGTGACATCTGGTAATCAATTAAGTTTTCAAATTGGTGCTAACGGTGGTACTACTCTTGATATAAGTATTGCGGATATGAGATCAACTGCATTAGGAACTGGAACTTCTGTATCTGGAACCGTTGCTAGTATAAACGATGTTAATTTAACGTCTGCTGGCGCAGGATTTGATTCGAATATAGAAGTTATTGATAAAGCAATAACTCAAGTATCTGCAGAGCGTTCAAAACTTGGTGCATACCAAAATCGCTTAGAACATACAATCAATAACTTAGGAACTTCATCTGAAAATCTTACTGCTGCGGAATCTCGTATCCGTGACGTTGATTATGCTTTAGCTGCCTAA
- the flgL gene encoding flagellar hook-associated protein FlgL, with amino-acid sequence MRVTQSMLTQNSLRQLSTSYSKMGKLMEQLSTGKKISKPSDDPVVAMKGMYYRTNLTELEQYKRNLSESYAWMENSEAALDHVQSVMHRARELVVQGSNETYSPEDLQAIGKEIEQLKHDFVQVANTQVAGKYIFNGTAVDKPRIVDANNPTSVSNENSPFEVEVSRGIKLQSNINSDNVFSEEMLGVWNELQAAFENGDTDALGDLMGRLDAGADLISAERSELGARYNRLEMIDNRIGYQEVVATRILSDNEDADIEKVITDLTSQESVHRASLGVGARVIQPSLLDFLR; translated from the coding sequence ATGCGCGTCACACAAAGCATGCTAACGCAGAACTCCTTGCGTCAGCTTAGCACAAGCTATAGCAAAATGGGGAAGCTCATGGAGCAGCTTTCCACCGGTAAAAAAATCTCCAAACCATCCGATGATCCAGTCGTTGCGATGAAAGGGATGTACTACCGCACCAACTTAACAGAGCTTGAGCAATACAAACGAAATCTTAGTGAATCTTACGCTTGGATGGAGAATTCCGAAGCGGCTCTAGACCATGTACAAAGTGTTATGCACAGAGCGCGTGAGCTGGTTGTTCAGGGTTCAAATGAAACGTACTCACCGGAAGATCTGCAGGCAATTGGGAAAGAGATTGAGCAGCTTAAACACGATTTTGTACAGGTAGCCAATACGCAGGTGGCAGGGAAGTACATTTTTAATGGAACGGCAGTAGATAAGCCAAGAATAGTGGACGCTAATAACCCTACCTCGGTGAGTAATGAGAATTCTCCTTTTGAGGTGGAGGTATCTCGTGGAATTAAGCTGCAGTCGAATATCAATTCGGACAATGTTTTCAGTGAAGAGATGCTTGGAGTATGGAACGAACTACAGGCAGCTTTTGAGAATGGCGATACGGATGCATTGGGAGATTTGATGGGTAGGCTGGACGCTGGTGCGGATTTAATTTCTGCAGAACGTTCTGAGCTCGGTGCCCGCTATAATCGCTTAGAGATGATTGATAACCGCATTGGCTATCAGGAGGTTGTAGCAACACGAATTCTTTCGGATAACGAGGATGCTGATATTGAAAAAGTTATTACGGATTTGACTTCACAGGAAAGTGTCCACCGTGCATCTCTTGGCGTTGGCGCTCGAGTGATTCAACCATCATTATTAGATTTTTTACGATAG
- the fliW gene encoding flagellar assembly protein FliW — protein sequence MKIETKYHGLVECNAEEFVQFPSGLPGFQEEKKFLILPFSDDGTFFILQSVSTPGLGFVLTNPFPFYPEYDFKLDEQTVEALKLESEKDVVVYTVLTMADPFHLTTANLQAPIVVNTKKKIGKQVILTGTSYQTKHKLFVEKLAK from the coding sequence ATGAAAATAGAAACAAAATATCATGGGTTAGTAGAATGTAACGCTGAAGAGTTTGTACAATTTCCTAGTGGACTTCCTGGGTTTCAGGAGGAAAAAAAGTTCTTAATTCTGCCTTTTTCAGATGACGGTACCTTTTTTATTTTACAATCTGTTTCGACACCTGGGTTGGGGTTTGTGTTAACAAATCCATTTCCCTTTTACCCAGAATACGACTTTAAGCTTGATGAGCAAACTGTCGAAGCGCTAAAGCTGGAATCGGAGAAGGATGTTGTCGTTTACACAGTACTTACTATGGCCGATCCATTCCATTTAACCACAGCAAATTTGCAAGCACCAATTGTCGTGAATACGAAAAAGAAAATTGGAAAACAGGTTATCTTAACAGGTACAAGCTACCAAACTAAGCACAAGTTATTTGTAGAAAAGCTAGCAAAATAG
- the csrA gene encoding carbon storage regulator CsrA, translating into MLVLTRKTDEAIKIGDDIEITVLGISGDQIKLGISAPKQIEIHRKEVYLSIQEENNAAAHSSLDMLKALSDQLKK; encoded by the coding sequence ATGCTCGTATTAACTCGTAAAACAGATGAAGCCATCAAAATTGGAGATGATATTGAAATTACGGTGCTAGGAATTAGCGGTGACCAAATTAAACTCGGAATTTCGGCCCCAAAGCAAATTGAGATACATAGAAAAGAAGTCTACCTTTCCATCCAAGAAGAAAACAATGCCGCAGCCCACTCCTCTCTGGATATGTTAAAGGCCTTATCAGACCAACTAAAAAAATAA
- the flgK gene encoding flagellar hook-associated protein FlgK, with amino-acid sequence MRSTFHSLEVARRGLVAQQTALQTVGHNIANANTPGYTRQRVNFVQTEPFPAPSLNRPQIPGQIGTGVEAGSIQRVRESFLDVQYRGENNKLGYWETRADALQKMEEIMNEPSETGLSTTLDRFWQAFQDLAVNPTNAGARSVVRQRGLAVAETFRYLSDSLSSVQGDIKNEMDVTLKQVNALTQQINNVNKQIGELEPHGYLANDLYDERDRLVDELSQLVNIKTSRVGTGGSPSSLAEGKLTIEMVDDTGRRIGTLVDGSGLRVNNISLEYRHDTGLVDGFRLGDTSYGVESLQASGKLRGLIDSYGFMDGDKEKGLYPDMLNHLDTVAFEFAEEINRVHESGWSISSMKTGEHTAFKFFEFQNTAIAADNKKNAAKLFTVAGDIMQSLDNIAASGYNQGVVATGDFYGYNGVENIAVTVQSTVDAAGVQQFTYSIHDASVTPKQELMTSGNFISLEELSSALSEEFTDENGDPSVNFNMENVRLEDVSKGNFITISIPQTGEVAGRVGDGSNAVALAEVKSRSLQLNGVSTTFQNYYESVIGGLAVDAQEANRLSYNSETLRLSVDQRRQSVSGVSLDEEMTQMIQFQHAYNASARMITLTDELLDKIINGMGLGGR; translated from the coding sequence ATGCGTTCAACATTTCATAGTCTAGAGGTAGCAAGGCGAGGTCTTGTAGCCCAGCAAACAGCTCTTCAAACAGTTGGTCACAATATCGCCAATGCCAATACCCCAGGCTATACGAGGCAGCGAGTTAACTTTGTGCAAACCGAGCCATTTCCAGCTCCATCGTTAAACCGTCCGCAAATACCCGGACAGATTGGAACGGGTGTGGAAGCTGGAAGCATTCAGCGAGTTCGAGAAAGCTTTCTTGATGTGCAGTACCGAGGGGAAAACAACAAGCTTGGTTATTGGGAAACACGTGCCGATGCGCTGCAAAAAATGGAAGAGATCATGAATGAACCATCTGAAACAGGCCTATCGACAACCCTTGATCGCTTTTGGCAGGCGTTTCAGGATCTTGCAGTTAATCCGACCAATGCTGGTGCCAGATCGGTAGTAAGACAGCGTGGATTAGCGGTAGCGGAAACGTTTCGGTATTTATCTGATTCCCTTTCATCTGTTCAGGGCGACATAAAAAATGAAATGGATGTCACGCTAAAACAGGTGAACGCCCTCACACAGCAAATTAATAACGTGAATAAACAAATTGGTGAGCTTGAGCCGCACGGATATTTGGCCAATGACCTTTATGATGAGCGAGATCGTTTAGTGGACGAGCTGTCACAGCTTGTGAACATTAAAACATCTCGAGTTGGAACTGGTGGGAGCCCAAGCAGTTTGGCAGAGGGCAAGCTAACCATTGAGATGGTGGACGATACTGGCCGCAGAATTGGCACGCTTGTGGATGGTAGCGGGTTAAGGGTGAATAACATTTCCTTAGAGTACCGTCATGACACTGGCTTAGTGGATGGTTTCAGATTAGGTGATACGAGCTATGGCGTAGAGAGCCTGCAAGCATCAGGCAAGCTGCGAGGCCTTATCGATTCTTATGGTTTTATGGACGGAGACAAGGAAAAAGGCCTTTATCCCGATATGCTTAACCACTTGGATACAGTTGCCTTTGAATTTGCCGAGGAGATTAACCGCGTTCATGAGTCCGGTTGGAGTATATCCAGCATGAAAACTGGGGAACACACAGCCTTTAAATTCTTTGAATTCCAAAATACTGCTATCGCAGCAGACAACAAGAAAAATGCTGCGAAGTTATTTACGGTCGCCGGCGACATTATGCAATCCTTAGATAATATCGCAGCTTCCGGATACAACCAAGGGGTTGTGGCTACTGGTGATTTTTATGGCTATAACGGAGTGGAAAACATTGCGGTGACGGTACAATCTACCGTCGATGCTGCAGGTGTACAGCAATTTACGTACAGTATCCATGATGCGTCTGTAACGCCGAAACAGGAGCTAATGACATCTGGTAATTTTATTAGCCTAGAAGAATTAAGTTCAGCCTTATCAGAGGAATTCACAGATGAAAACGGGGATCCTTCGGTGAACTTTAATATGGAAAATGTTCGGTTAGAGGATGTGTCCAAAGGAAATTTCATCACCATTTCTATCCCACAAACCGGCGAAGTAGCAGGGAGAGTGGGAGATGGTAGTAACGCAGTAGCCCTTGCGGAAGTTAAATCACGCTCTTTGCAGCTGAACGGGGTATCGACAACGTTCCAGAACTATTACGAAAGTGTGATTGGTGGTCTAGCGGTAGATGCACAGGAAGCAAACCGACTTTCCTATAACAGTGAAACGCTTAGGTTGTCTGTGGATCAGCGCCGACAATCGGTAAGTGGCGTATCCTTAGATGAAGAAATGACACAAATGATCCAATTTCAACATGCATACAATGCGTCCGCACGAATGATTACGTTAACGGATGAGCTTTTAGATAAAATAATTAACGGCATGGGCCTAGGTGGAAGGTAG
- the flgM gene encoding flagellar biosynthesis anti-sigma factor FlgM, with protein MNGKEEMAMKINNIGSSKVNPYLNQMKQQQIQSQHQPKADQLEISSKAKEMQEQSQFAAARQEKVASLKISVENGTYKVDTKAVATKMMDHYFNN; from the coding sequence TTGAACGGAAAGGAAGAGATGGCAATGAAGATTAATAACATTGGTTCTTCAAAGGTGAATCCATATTTGAATCAGATGAAGCAGCAGCAGATTCAATCACAGCACCAGCCAAAAGCAGATCAGCTGGAAATTTCCAGTAAAGCAAAAGAGATGCAAGAGCAATCCCAATTTGCCGCAGCTCGTCAGGAAAAAGTTGCCAGTTTGAAAATTTCAGTGGAAAACGGAACGTACAAGGTAGATACGAAAGCAGTAGCTACCAAGATGATGGATCACTATTTCAATAATTAA
- the flaG gene encoding flagellar protein FlaG has protein sequence MHISPIGSILDPAFKVQVKQETVSTKIVDSITETKKTHPEQSKQQMETIVDGMNEFMKPMNVSVRFQLHDELEEYYVTVVDIATDEVIREIPSKKFLDMYAAMTEYMGLFVDKKI, from the coding sequence ATGCACATTTCGCCAATAGGTAGCATCTTAGATCCCGCATTCAAGGTACAAGTTAAGCAAGAAACGGTTTCAACAAAGATTGTAGATTCAATTACGGAAACGAAAAAGACTCATCCAGAGCAAAGTAAGCAACAGATGGAAACGATTGTGGATGGCATGAACGAGTTTATGAAGCCAATGAATGTTTCGGTTCGTTTTCAGCTTCATGATGAGTTGGAGGAATACTATGTGACAGTGGTGGATATTGCCACCGATGAAGTCATACGCGAGATTCCTTCGAAGAAATTTTTAGATATGTATGCAGCGATGACAGAATATATGGGGTTATTTGTAGATAAAAAGATTTAG
- a CDS encoding flagellar protein FlgN yields MSHSTLISVLEKMVTLHSYLYELTTRKEEIVKANKMDELQEVTREEKQYTRAIVQLEQQRKQLSGEKTISELANNSNAEEKERLLSLKEQLTDIISNIKKQNELNQLLLEQSLQYVTMTINTLNPQPAAVNYEKPANTKKATGAPARSMFDSKA; encoded by the coding sequence ATGTCTCACTCAACACTTATATCTGTACTTGAAAAGATGGTTACCTTGCATTCCTATCTCTATGAATTGACGACCAGGAAAGAAGAGATTGTGAAGGCAAACAAGATGGATGAGCTTCAGGAAGTTACACGCGAAGAAAAGCAATATACAAGGGCGATTGTGCAGCTTGAGCAGCAACGGAAACAGTTGTCTGGAGAAAAGACGATTTCAGAGCTTGCAAACAACAGCAATGCAGAGGAAAAAGAGCGCCTTCTTTCTTTGAAAGAGCAGTTGACCGATATTATTTCAAACATTAAAAAGCAAAATGAGCTCAATCAGCTTTTATTAGAGCAATCCCTTCAATATGTCACCATGACCATTAATACGTTAAACCCTCAGCCGGCTGCAGTAAATTACGAAAAGCCTGCAAACACAAAGAAAGCAACAGGTGCCCCTGCGCGCTCCATGTTCGACTCAAAAGCTTAG
- a CDS encoding DUF6470 family protein — protein sequence MLFPQIRLQSTSAQTQLHIQKPTQEIQQPKAELSIEQPKPELTINRTPSKLTIDQTQAREDMDLKSVGRRIEEAAQFGYQDWLEGLSRVAQDGNELMRIENGGGAIVRQAKRNSEGPEKQFNIGWIPSHFSVKINYEPSSVDIQWQERRPIIDAQINKPTHHYTPGSTEVKLANYASLDIDFENLRYVGTGGYEQKI from the coding sequence ATGCTTTTTCCACAAATACGATTGCAATCGACTTCTGCCCAAACACAGCTTCATATTCAAAAACCAACACAGGAAATTCAGCAGCCCAAAGCCGAGCTAAGTATTGAGCAACCTAAGCCAGAGCTAACGATAAATCGGACTCCTTCCAAATTAACCATCGACCAAACACAAGCGCGTGAGGATATGGATTTAAAAAGTGTCGGACGAAGAATAGAAGAAGCCGCCCAGTTCGGTTATCAAGATTGGCTGGAGGGACTTTCGCGTGTGGCACAAGACGGAAATGAATTAATGCGGATTGAAAACGGCGGTGGTGCGATTGTTCGCCAAGCAAAGCGAAATAGCGAGGGGCCAGAGAAGCAATTTAATATTGGCTGGATTCCTTCACATTTTAGTGTGAAAATAAACTATGAGCCGAGTTCAGTGGATATTCAGTGGCAGGAACGCAGACCGATTATTGATGCGCAAATTAATAAACCAACACACCACTATACTCCTGGCTCAACTGAAGTGAAGCTAGCAAACTATGCCTCACTCGACATTGATTTTGAGAATTTACGTTACGTCGGAACAGGCGGCTATGAACAAAAAATTTAA